The window ATTTATGGGCAAAGCCTATTCGTACAAAACGGATAGGTTTTATTTATTGGTGAGAGTTGAGGATGTTACTCCATGTACTGGCTATTGGTTTTGTTTTTGATATTGCACAATTAATTCATCAAGCTTTTGACTTGCAGTAAGGGTCTGGACGCTATTGAATCCATGCTTTAAGCCTGTTTCAATTAATACTTTTCGATGTAATTCAATCATTGATTCGATTTTTTGATTATATATCATTCTCATTAGACTAACCTCTTTTATTAAAAAATCAACATTATCAATTTTACAGTTAAGATAGACAATTGTAAATTTGTAATTTCTATAGATAACTATTGATATAATAGATGCTACTTTTGACTAAGCAGCTACAGCCTATTAAAATGAATGTATGTACGTTAAATACAGCTAAAATAAGGATAATTGAGGGAAATACTATGAAATTTGGATTTGATATTGATGATACATTAATTAATTTACGTGAGCATGCCTTTCATATTTATAATAAAAAATTAAACACGATGGCTTCTTTAGAAGAATTTTACGCTTTAAAACGGGTGGAAATTCATGAACCTTTTGGTTTATCAGATGAAGAGGGGAAGGAGATGTGGAATCGTTCGTTAGAGGATATTTATTATACGGATTGTCCTGCATTTCCTGATGCAGTGGAAACCTTGAATAGATTAGTCATGGAAGGCCATGAAATCTACTATATAACATCAAGACCTAAAGAACATGGAGAACGAACAAAGGAATGGATGAAAAGGCAGGGATTTCCGATAATGGATGATCGGTTTTATTATGGTATGCAGGATGATGAGAAGGTCGGAATTATCCAAAGCTTACAGCTTGATTATTACTTCGACGATAAGCCTGCCGTATTAAATACACTTTCTTCCGATTCATTAAAGGTCATTGTAAAGGATCAATCGTATAATCGTGATGTTCAATTCCCTCGTCTCATCCACTGGAATGAGTTACAGAAGATATTATAGTAAGCCGATGAAACGAATGATAAAATCCGCTGCTTATTCTGCGGATTTTTCGTTCTCTTCTGCGCAAGTAAAACAAAGCGTTATCTTGTCATCTGTATGAATCCCATTGAAAAATCCATCTATACAATAAATCGCTTTACCACACCTGCTACACTTACTGACTATTTCGTTCATTAAGACACTCCCTTTTTGGTGAGATGGATAAAAATGATAGACATATTTTCTAGACATCATGGAGAAGATAAATGTTAAATGCACTGTAACTAGGAGGTTGAAGGGATGAATAATCAGTGGCAAGGCCTTCGTGAGGATAAAAGACAGCAATTGGCTGAACAAATATTCCATGAGATGCAAGAAGGTTATTATCAATCCACGATGGATTTTTGTCAGGAGATTTCGAAGGAATTAGACGGCACCATTCATGCATTAGACTTGACTGTTAGACAGAAACAAAACTACGACTAATACTAGTAATGAAAAAGGGAGGGGACGCTCTCATTTGATTTAGATGCCCGAAACTCCCTTCTGGCCTATTTAAATAGCTTTTGATAAATAATATTAGCATATTCTCGAAATTTCGAATTGAACCGCAGTTTTCGCTCATCGACCATTTCATCGAATTTCATTCTTCTTTCGTAATGGCCTTTTTCAAGTCCATCTGTTGCACAGTGAATTAAATCCTCGAACGTGATCATTGGATTTCTTTTATCCTTCTGCTCTGAGAGATAGCCGGCATTTTTAAGCATTCGGTAGCCCATTTTTAATTCAGGTGATAAACCCGGTAGGTCATCTGAATCGTCTAAAGGTTTTCCTATACCTGGAAGGTCATTAAACTCGCCATTATCTACTGCTTTTTTTATTTTTTCCTCAACAAAGTAATAATACATCTTGCTCAGCTCCCTGCAAAACCAATTGGAAGGTATTTAGATTATGTATAAAAGAAATGAGACTGTCAAAAATATAACAAAAGTCAATTAGTAACCCATAATAAATAGGTGGAGGAACGGTATGGAAAACGATCAAGTG of the Bacillus tuaregi genome contains:
- a CDS encoding aspartyl-phosphate phosphatase Spo0E family protein, with protein sequence MRMIYNQKIESMIELHRKVLIETGLKHGFNSVQTLTASQKLDELIVQYQKQNQ
- a CDS encoding 5' nucleotidase, NT5C type, with protein sequence MNVCTLNTAKIRIIEGNTMKFGFDIDDTLINLREHAFHIYNKKLNTMASLEEFYALKRVEIHEPFGLSDEEGKEMWNRSLEDIYYTDCPAFPDAVETLNRLVMEGHEIYYITSRPKEHGERTKEWMKRQGFPIMDDRFYYGMQDDEKVGIIQSLQLDYYFDDKPAVLNTLSSDSLKVIVKDQSYNRDVQFPRLIHWNELQKIL
- a CDS encoding DnaJ family domain-containing protein, which translates into the protein MYYYFVEEKIKKAVDNGEFNDLPGIGKPLDDSDDLPGLSPELKMGYRMLKNAGYLSEQKDKRNPMITFEDLIHCATDGLEKGHYERRMKFDEMVDERKLRFNSKFREYANIIYQKLFK